A single region of the Bacteroidales bacterium genome encodes:
- a CDS encoding DUF3825 domain-containing protein: protein MATFNSELFKFALFPNYNDSIRFLAETLTDREEWDFSDSQTKSYSILKNYLEFTFRKLQQEKKVVFTQDNNFACFNTGLITNNLEDIFAFFEKYKNPRPGFNTPYCFKAFLKKSDNNVLRHFSHNLPDIANFFEKPELLIFNPKCELIPDIDHIIKDNIDRFPSHLQKADDAELRRQVTGAIEDVKKRVRTNYQIAVSQYYDGKIQLLLPLCLTSGSPNPDLALVVHRLNDKTYTARTCLTLKMAYNNARLIVKPQSNWLKP from the coding sequence ATGGCTACCTTCAATTCTGAACTATTCAAGTTCGCGCTATTCCCAAATTATAACGACAGTATTCGGTTTTTAGCCGAAACACTTACAGACAGAGAAGAATGGGACTTCTCAGATTCTCAGACTAAATCCTATTCTATTCTCAAAAATTATCTTGAATTTACATTCAGGAAATTGCAGCAGGAAAAAAAAGTTGTTTTCACACAAGATAACAATTTTGCTTGCTTCAACACTGGACTCATTACAAACAATCTTGAGGATATTTTTGCTTTTTTCGAAAAATACAAAAATCCAAGACCAGGATTTAATACCCCATATTGTTTCAAAGCGTTTTTAAAAAAGAGTGATAACAATGTTTTGAGGCACTTTTCTCATAACCTGCCAGACATTGCAAACTTTTTCGAAAAGCCAGAACTGTTAATATTCAACCCTAAATGTGAGCTAATTCCCGATATAGACCATATAATCAAAGACAACATTGACCGTTTTCCTTCCCATCTGCAAAAAGCCGACGATGCAGAATTACGCAGACAGGTGACTGGGGCAATTGAGGATGTAAAAAAAAGAGTTAGAACAAATTATCAAATTGCTGTTTCTCAATACTATGATGGCAAAATTCAACTTCTTCTTCCTTTATGCCTAACTTCAGGTTCTCCAAATCCCGACTTAGCGTTAGTAGTTCATAGGTTAAATGACAAGACCTATACTGCCCGTACCTGCCTGACGTTGAAAATGGCATACAATAATGCACGGCTTATTGTGAAACCACAAAGTAATTGGCTAAAACCATAA